A region from the Actinoplanes sp. OR16 genome encodes:
- the groL gene encoding chaperonin GroEL (60 kDa chaperone family; promotes refolding of misfolded polypeptides especially under stressful conditions; forms two stacked rings of heptamers to form a barrel-shaped 14mer; ends can be capped by GroES; misfolded proteins enter the barrel where they are refolded when GroES binds) gives MAKIIAFDEEARRGLERGMNQLADAVKVTLGPKGRNVVLEKKWGAPTITNDGVSIAKEIELEDSYEKIGAELVKEVAKKTDDVAGDGTTTATVLAQALVREGLRNVAAGANPMALKRGIEAAVASVSEGLQQLAKDVETKEQIASTASISAGDSTVGEIIAEAMDKVGKEGVITVEESNTFGLELELTEGMRFDKGYISAYFMTDAERMEAVFDDPYILIANSKISAVKDLLPVLEKVMQSGKPLVIIAEDVEGEALATLVVNKVRGTFKSVAVKAPGFGDRRKAMLEDIAILTGGAVISEEVGLKLDAADLTLLGQARKIVITKDETTVVDGAGNGEQIQGRVNQIRAEIERSDSDYDREKLQERLAKLAGGVAVIKVGAATEVELKERKHRIEDAVRNAKAAVEEGIVPGGGVALVQAGKSAFDKLDLSGDEATGANIVRVALDAPLRQIAVNAGLEGGVVVEKVRNLEPGWGLNAANGEYVDLLAAGIIDPAKVTRSALQNAASIAALFLTTEAVVADKPEKNPAPAGAPGGGDMDF, from the coding sequence ATGGCCAAGATCATCGCATTCGACGAGGAGGCTCGTCGGGGCCTCGAGCGCGGCATGAACCAGCTTGCCGACGCCGTCAAGGTGACGCTCGGCCCCAAGGGCCGCAACGTCGTCCTCGAGAAGAAGTGGGGCGCCCCCACGATCACCAACGATGGTGTATCCATCGCCAAGGAGATCGAGCTCGAGGACTCGTACGAGAAGATCGGCGCTGAGCTGGTCAAGGAGGTCGCGAAGAAGACGGACGACGTCGCCGGTGACGGCACGACGACCGCGACCGTCCTCGCCCAGGCGCTGGTCCGTGAGGGCCTCCGCAACGTCGCCGCCGGCGCCAACCCGATGGCCCTGAAGCGGGGCATCGAGGCTGCTGTCGCCAGCGTCTCCGAGGGCCTGCAGCAGCTGGCCAAGGACGTGGAGACCAAGGAGCAGATCGCCTCCACCGCCTCCATCTCCGCCGGTGACTCCACGGTCGGCGAGATCATCGCCGAGGCCATGGACAAGGTCGGCAAGGAAGGCGTCATCACCGTCGAGGAGAGCAACACCTTCGGCCTCGAGCTCGAGCTCACCGAGGGTATGCGCTTCGACAAGGGCTACATCTCGGCGTACTTCATGACCGACGCCGAGCGCATGGAGGCCGTCTTCGACGACCCCTACATCCTCATCGCGAACTCCAAGATCTCCGCGGTCAAGGACCTGCTGCCCGTCCTCGAGAAGGTCATGCAGTCCGGCAAGCCGCTGGTCATCATCGCCGAGGACGTCGAGGGCGAGGCCCTGGCCACCCTGGTCGTCAACAAGGTCCGTGGCACCTTCAAGTCGGTCGCCGTCAAGGCCCCCGGCTTCGGTGACCGCCGCAAGGCCATGCTGGAGGACATCGCCATCCTGACCGGTGGCGCCGTCATCAGCGAAGAGGTCGGCCTCAAGCTCGACGCCGCCGACCTGACCCTGCTGGGCCAGGCTCGCAAGATCGTCATCACCAAGGACGAGACCACCGTCGTCGACGGTGCCGGCAACGGCGAGCAGATCCAGGGCCGGGTCAACCAGATCCGCGCCGAGATCGAGCGCTCGGACTCCGACTACGACCGTGAGAAGCTGCAGGAGCGCCTGGCCAAGCTGGCCGGCGGCGTTGCGGTCATCAAGGTCGGCGCGGCCACCGAGGTCGAGCTCAAGGAGCGCAAGCACCGCATCGAGGACGCCGTTCGCAACGCGAAGGCGGCCGTCGAGGAGGGCATCGTCCCCGGTGGTGGCGTGGCGCTGGTTCAGGCCGGCAAGAGCGCGTTCGACAAGCTGGACCTGTCCGGCGACGAGGCCACCGGTGCCAACATCGTCCGGGTCGCGCTCGACGCCCCGCTGCGTCAGATCGCCGTGAACGCCGGCCTCGAGGGTGGCGTCGTGGTGGAGAAGGTGCGCAACCTGGAGCCCGGCTGGGGTCTGAACGCCGCGAACGGTGAGTACGTGGACCTCCTGGCCGCGGGCATCATCGACCCGGCCAAGGTCACCCGCTCGGCGCTGCAGAACGCCGCGTCGATCGCCGCGCTGTTCCTCACCACCGAGGCCGTCGTGGCCGACAAGCCCGAGAAGAACCCGGCTCCGGCCGGTGCCCCGGGCGGCGGTGACATGGACTTCTGA
- a CDS encoding GNAT family N-acetyltransferase, with the protein MENWTVRRVTPEDAGRMRALRLEMLADSPLAFLETLAQAAARPHESFRQRIRQSATGNETAQFIAGPADGGGPLIGHAGGTVLPDEPGCTVVFAVYVTPAFRGGKVLAQLVDAVADWSLAAGRDELMLEVVVGNGRAVRAYEKLGFVDTDVRLPHPTVPQLTELQMRRRI; encoded by the coding sequence ATGGAGAACTGGACCGTACGCCGGGTCACACCAGAGGATGCGGGCCGGATGCGTGCGCTGCGACTGGAGATGCTGGCCGACAGCCCGCTCGCGTTCCTGGAGACGCTGGCGCAGGCCGCGGCCCGGCCGCATGAGAGCTTCCGGCAACGGATCCGGCAGTCGGCCACCGGCAACGAGACGGCACAGTTCATCGCCGGGCCGGCCGACGGCGGAGGTCCCCTGATCGGGCACGCCGGCGGGACGGTCCTGCCCGACGAGCCGGGCTGCACCGTCGTCTTCGCCGTCTATGTGACCCCGGCGTTCCGGGGCGGCAAAGTCCTCGCGCAGCTCGTCGACGCGGTGGCCGACTGGTCCCTGGCGGCCGGGCGTGATGAGTTGATGCTCGAAGTGGTGGTGGGCAACGGGCGGGCCGTCCGGGCGTACGAGAAACTGGGTTTCGTCGACACCGACGTGCGCCTGCCGCATCCCACCGTGCCCCAGCTCACCGAGCTGCAGATGCGCCGGCGGATCTGA
- the thrC gene encoding threonine synthase, protein MTSTVSAPSSTSTSPARGLICRACAAEYPLAAQHACYECFGPLEVAYDEAALARVTRADIEAGPQNIWRYAALLPAGQDPATRVTLDPGLTPLVSAPALAAAVGLTAPLWVKDDSQNPTHSFKDRVVSVALTAAKELGFNRFSCASTGNLANSVAAHAARAGVPSIVFIPSDLEQGKIITTAVYGGELVAIEGSYDDVNRLCSELVETDEFEDTAFVNVNVRPFYAEGSKTLGYEVAEQLGWRIPAQVVIPMASGELLTKIDKAFSELVEIGLVEAPEGGWTVFGAQSAGCNPIATALHNDTDVITPVKPTGIAKSLNIGDPAAGPYAIEAVKRTGGWMDYADDEEIRAGIRLLAETTGIFAETAGGTTVAVLKKLVESGKLDPAKETVVYNTGEGLKTLDAVAGQVGPTHTIKPSLKGAREAGLLG, encoded by the coding sequence ATGACGTCTACCGTCAGTGCACCCAGTTCCACCTCCACTTCGCCGGCCCGTGGCTTGATCTGCCGCGCGTGTGCCGCCGAATACCCGCTCGCCGCGCAGCACGCCTGTTACGAGTGTTTCGGCCCGCTCGAGGTCGCTTACGACGAGGCGGCGCTCGCGCGGGTGACCCGGGCCGACATCGAGGCGGGTCCGCAGAACATCTGGCGCTATGCGGCGCTGCTGCCGGCCGGGCAGGACCCGGCCACCCGGGTGACGCTCGACCCCGGCCTGACCCCGCTGGTGAGCGCGCCCGCCCTGGCCGCCGCCGTCGGGCTGACCGCGCCGCTCTGGGTGAAGGACGACTCGCAGAACCCGACGCACTCGTTCAAGGACCGGGTCGTGTCGGTGGCGCTGACCGCCGCCAAGGAGCTCGGCTTCAACCGGTTCTCCTGCGCCTCCACCGGCAACCTGGCGAACTCGGTCGCCGCGCACGCCGCCCGCGCCGGGGTGCCGAGCATCGTGTTCATCCCGTCCGACCTGGAGCAGGGCAAGATCATCACGACGGCGGTCTACGGTGGCGAGCTGGTCGCGATCGAGGGCTCCTACGACGACGTGAACCGGCTCTGCAGCGAGCTCGTGGAGACCGACGAGTTCGAGGACACCGCGTTCGTCAACGTCAACGTCCGCCCGTTCTACGCCGAGGGTTCCAAGACCTTGGGGTACGAGGTGGCCGAGCAACTGGGATGGCGCATCCCGGCACAGGTCGTGATCCCGATGGCGTCCGGAGAGCTGCTCACCAAGATTGACAAGGCGTTCAGCGAGCTGGTCGAGATCGGACTGGTCGAGGCGCCGGAGGGCGGCTGGACGGTGTTCGGCGCGCAGTCGGCCGGCTGCAACCCGATCGCCACGGCGCTGCACAACGACACCGACGTGATCACCCCGGTGAAGCCGACCGGCATCGCGAAGTCGCTGAACATCGGCGACCCGGCGGCCGGGCCCTATGCGATCGAGGCGGTCAAGCGGACCGGCGGCTGGATGGACTACGCCGACGACGAGGAGATCCGCGCGGGTATCCGCCTGCTCGCCGAGACCACCGGCATCTTCGCCGAGACCGCCGGTGGCACCACGGTGGCGGTGCTGAAGAAGCTGGTGGAGAGCGGCAAGCTGGACCCGGCGAAGGAGACCGTCGTCTACAACACCGGCGAGGGTCTGAAGACTCTGGACGCCGTCGCCGGCCAGGTTGGACCGACTCACACGATCAAGCCGTCGCTGAAGGGCGCACGCGAGGCGGGCCTGCTCGGATAA
- a CDS encoding ABC transporter permease, which yields MSALGYQPSRTMPIWAEIRRQASRRRTQLALGFMVVLPLIILIAFEFDTGGPGDEDSGSGGAFSSIADLGTSGGLNFALFCLAVSAGFLLVVVVALFFGDTVASEASWGSLRYLLAIPVPRARLLGVKLIVAAAYSVLAFLILLGTALLIGTLRYGWGPLGSTIAAEIPPAEGLLRLLGIVAYLLVTMLVVAGLAFLMSVLTDAALGAVGGAVMLWILSSILDQITALGGIRDFLPSHYADAWRGLLSTPIQGEDLAKGAISAIVYATIFWGLAFYRFTRKDVTS from the coding sequence ATGAGCGCCCTGGGTTACCAGCCGTCACGCACGATGCCGATCTGGGCCGAGATCCGCCGCCAGGCCTCCCGCCGCCGCACCCAGCTCGCTCTCGGCTTCATGGTCGTGCTGCCGCTGATCATCCTGATCGCCTTCGAGTTCGACACCGGCGGCCCGGGCGACGAGGACAGCGGCAGCGGCGGCGCGTTCAGCAGCATCGCCGACCTCGGCACCTCCGGCGGCCTGAACTTCGCGCTCTTCTGCCTGGCCGTGTCGGCAGGTTTCCTGCTGGTCGTGGTGGTGGCCCTCTTCTTCGGCGACACGGTGGCGTCCGAGGCGAGCTGGGGCAGCCTGCGCTACCTGCTGGCGATCCCGGTCCCGCGGGCCAGGCTGCTCGGCGTCAAACTGATCGTCGCCGCGGCGTACTCGGTGCTCGCCTTCCTGATCCTGCTCGGCACCGCGCTGCTGATCGGCACCCTCCGCTACGGCTGGGGTCCGCTCGGCAGCACCATAGCCGCCGAGATCCCGCCGGCCGAGGGCCTGCTGCGCCTGCTCGGCATCGTGGCGTACCTGCTGGTGACCATGCTCGTCGTAGCCGGCCTGGCCTTCCTCATGTCAGTCCTGACCGACGCGGCCCTGGGAGCCGTGGGCGGCGCCGTGATGCTCTGGATCCTCTCCAGCATCCTCGACCAGATCACCGCCCTCGGCGGCATCCGCGACTTCCTGCCGAGCCATTACGCGGATGCCTGGCGTGGCCTGCTCTCCACCCCCATCCAGGGTGAAGACCTCGCAAAGGGCGCAATCTCCGCAATCGTCTATGCCACGATCTTCTGGGGCCTGGCCTTCTACCGCTTCACTCGCAAGGACGTGACCTCCTAA
- a CDS encoding alpha/beta fold hydrolase, with protein sequence MSALTAGLRHLPRLTRRRAIVAAAVIALLAAAAVWVIRSDSSDWTSEDLRLTVRSGPAGDEPVDLDARFYLPADRSGKVPAVLLAHGFGGTKSSVSSDAESLASRGYAVLTWTARGFGRSGGEIHLDDPDYEVKDAQGLLDWLAARPEVSTDAAGDPRVGVVGGSYGGALALLLAGQDQRVDAIVPSITWNDLSTAFLPQSADTDATGVFKKSWAGLFFGNGSSSAESLLATQTGAGAGAGADADAEAGADAEAGAEAGTGGPAAGGSGAGPAAGGSGAGPAATTQDPACGRFAADVCAAYLQMATTGIPDAKTLDLLQQSSPATVLDRIKAPTLLVQGAVDTLFPLSEADANARGIAATGTPVRVAWFTGGHDGGAGPTSDSDRVKYLTIQWLDHYVKGEGDAPGDDFTWSRVAGFSATDRGLVTNGYSADAYPGMTGTGRTEVTLSGPAAPIANPPNGNPGALSSLPGVSGRLSSVLSGGVAMDVPGQFASFTSEPLAESIEVGGSPSLRLRAASPTGEATLFVKLYDVDQNGASTLSAGLVAPVRLTGLPANVDQAQAVTVTLPAIVRRIEAGHTIRIAVATSDQAFLTPAQPATYTVAVDSALTLPTLTGTPIADPAAYWWYALAGVLAAILLGLLVVILVIRHRRRETSVTAEYAETPLVVNGLRKAYGDGFVAVQEIGFTVERGQVVGLLGPNGAGKTTTLRVLMGLTTPTAGEVFVFGHRLVPGAPILSRVGALVEGPGFLPHLTGEQNLRAYWQATGRPWEDARFDEALEIAGLGASVRRRTKNYSHGMRQRLAIAQAMLGLPELLVLDEPTDGLDPPQIAEMRRVLQRYATDGRAVLVSSHLLAEVEQTCTHVVVVNKGRIVASGPVGDIVGESPSVQLDVSDVPAATRILEDLGVRSVTPDGASGLIVDMFGTPRSEIVASLVKAGIGVDRLVPRRRLEDAFLALVGDNSRGSGDR encoded by the coding sequence ATGTCTGCCCTGACCGCCGGGTTGCGTCACCTGCCCCGGCTCACCCGGCGCCGGGCGATCGTCGCCGCGGCAGTGATTGCGCTGCTCGCCGCCGCGGCGGTCTGGGTGATCCGCTCCGACAGCAGCGACTGGACCTCCGAGGATCTGCGCCTGACCGTGCGTTCCGGCCCGGCCGGCGACGAGCCGGTCGACCTGGACGCGCGCTTCTACCTGCCGGCGGACCGCTCGGGCAAGGTGCCGGCCGTGCTGCTGGCCCACGGTTTCGGCGGCACGAAGAGTTCGGTGAGCTCGGACGCGGAGAGCCTCGCCTCCCGTGGCTACGCGGTCCTGACCTGGACCGCCCGCGGTTTCGGCCGCAGCGGCGGTGAGATCCACCTGGACGACCCGGACTACGAGGTCAAGGACGCGCAGGGCCTGCTCGACTGGCTCGCCGCCCGTCCCGAGGTGAGCACCGACGCCGCCGGTGACCCGCGGGTCGGCGTGGTCGGCGGGTCGTACGGCGGCGCCCTAGCCCTCCTCCTGGCCGGCCAGGACCAGCGAGTCGACGCGATCGTCCCGTCGATCACCTGGAACGATCTGAGCACCGCCTTCCTCCCGCAGTCCGCCGACACGGACGCGACGGGCGTCTTCAAGAAGTCCTGGGCCGGCCTCTTCTTCGGCAACGGCTCCTCGTCGGCGGAAAGCCTGCTCGCGACCCAAACCGGCGCCGGCGCCGGCGCCGGCGCCGATGCCGATGCTGAGGCGGGCGCCGACGCTGAGGCGGGTGCCGAGGCGGGCACCGGCGGCCCGGCTGCGGGTGGTTCGGGCGCCGGCCCGGCTGCGGGTGGTTCGGGCGCCGGCCCGGCCGCGACGACGCAGGACCCCGCGTGTGGCCGCTTCGCCGCCGATGTCTGTGCCGCTTATCTGCAGATGGCGACGACAGGCATCCCGGACGCGAAGACCCTCGATCTGCTGCAGCAGTCCAGCCCGGCCACCGTGCTCGACCGGATCAAGGCGCCGACGCTGCTGGTCCAGGGTGCCGTCGACACCCTCTTCCCGCTCTCCGAGGCGGACGCGAACGCCCGCGGCATCGCCGCCACCGGCACCCCGGTGCGGGTCGCCTGGTTCACCGGCGGCCACGACGGCGGTGCCGGCCCCACCTCCGACTCGGACCGGGTCAAGTACCTCACGATCCAGTGGCTCGACCACTACGTGAAGGGCGAGGGTGACGCGCCGGGCGACGACTTCACCTGGTCCCGGGTGGCCGGTTTCAGTGCCACCGACCGCGGGCTGGTGACGAACGGCTACTCCGCCGACGCGTACCCCGGCATGACCGGAACCGGGCGCACCGAGGTCACCCTGTCGGGCCCCGCAGCACCGATCGCCAACCCGCCGAACGGCAACCCGGGCGCGCTCAGCTCACTCCCCGGAGTCAGCGGGCGGCTCAGTTCGGTGCTCAGCGGCGGTGTCGCGATGGACGTTCCCGGACAGTTCGCGTCGTTCACCTCCGAGCCGCTCGCCGAGTCGATCGAGGTCGGCGGCTCGCCGTCGCTGCGACTGCGGGCTGCGTCGCCGACCGGTGAGGCGACGCTGTTCGTGAAGCTCTACGACGTCGACCAGAACGGCGCCTCGACGCTCAGCGCCGGACTCGTCGCGCCGGTGCGGCTGACCGGGCTGCCGGCGAACGTTGACCAGGCGCAGGCGGTCACCGTGACGCTGCCGGCGATCGTCCGCCGGATCGAGGCCGGGCACACGATCCGGATCGCCGTCGCCACCTCTGACCAGGCATTCCTCACTCCGGCGCAGCCGGCCACCTACACCGTCGCGGTGGACTCCGCGCTCACCCTGCCGACGCTGACCGGCACGCCGATCGCGGATCCGGCCGCCTACTGGTGGTACGCGCTGGCCGGCGTGCTCGCCGCGATCCTGCTCGGCCTGCTCGTGGTGATCCTGGTGATCCGCCACCGGCGCCGGGAGACCTCGGTGACCGCCGAGTACGCCGAGACCCCGCTCGTGGTGAACGGTCTGCGCAAGGCCTACGGGGACGGCTTCGTCGCCGTACAGGAAATCGGCTTCACCGTCGAACGCGGACAGGTCGTCGGTCTGCTCGGCCCGAACGGCGCCGGCAAGACGACGACGCTGCGTGTGCTCATGGGCCTCACCACCCCGACCGCCGGCGAAGTGTTCGTTTTCGGTCATCGGCTGGTGCCCGGTGCGCCGATCCTGTCCCGGGTGGGCGCGCTCGTCGAGGGACCCGGCTTCCTGCCGCACCTGACCGGCGAGCAGAACCTGCGCGCCTACTGGCAGGCCACCGGCCGCCCGTGGGAGGACGCCCGCTTCGACGAGGCGCTGGAGATCGCCGGACTGGGTGCGTCGGTGCGCCGCCGCACCAAGAACTACAGCCACGGCATGCGGCAGCGGCTCGCCATCGCGCAGGCCATGCTCGGCCTCCCCGAGCTGCTGGTCCTCGACGAGCCGACGGACGGCCTCGACCCGCCGCAGATCGCCGAGATGCGCCGCGTCCTGCAGCGGTACGCCACCGACGGCCGGGCCGTGCTCGTCTCCAGCCACCTGCTCGCCGAGGTGGAGCAGACCTGCACGCACGTGGTCGTGGTGAACAAGGGCCGGATCGTCGCCTCCGGCCCGGTCGGCGACATCGTCGGCGAGTCGCCGTCGGTGCAGCTCGACGTGAGCGACGTGCCGGCCGCGACCCGGATCTTGGAAGATCTCGGCGTGCGCTCGGTGACACCGGACGGCGCCTCCGGGCTGATCGTCGACATGTTCGGGACGCCTCGCTCCGAGATCGTCGCGTCGCTGGTCAAGGCCGGTATCGGCGTCGACCGGCTGGTGCCCCGGCGCCGGCTCGAAGACGCGTTCCTGGCCCTGGTGGGCGACAACTCGCGGGGAAGTGGGGACCGATGA
- a CDS encoding AAA family ATPase — protein sequence MADDLTLTVTLRPAALDARRGIVRLHPEVMAALALRPGDPVRLTGARTTAGLVARAEATASRALLYADDLTLGNLGVRDGGQVTVTPIPVVAAQRVTLTGPAEIVAVVSPEMLRLALLGKVVSSGDDVSLLPQDVLPGAADRGMVEAARRSLANRVGYAWTSALLTVTSLSGPDAALVTMDTVVAWQDGPVTSGSAPVAESASPDVVSIDDLPGLRPQAKELEELLDLGFNHGEVLARLGTKVTLGVLIAGPAGSGKSELVQAVGGAVGASVRGIWAPELAALTNSAAAARLRELGQEIRGKGPAVLLISDVEALAPREDPGPISTVFRQVLAETVAAGAAVVCTTSKPESVDPALRAPDLLAVQLTVPLPDAAMRREQLDALTRGVPLAEDVRLDDVAGRTPGFVAADLRALTREAGVRAALRHVGNGTLPESPTVTMADFEAALDVVRPTSMAESTLEVAEVTLDDVGDMVEVKQVLTESVLWPLTYPDTFARLGVSPPRGVLLYGPPGCGKTYLVKAIAGTGKANVLSVKGAELLSKWVGDSERAVRELFRRAREAAPTLVFLDEVDALAPTRGQGTDGGTADRVVAALLTELDGVEDLRNVVVIGATNRPDLIDPALLRPGRLERLVYVPPPDGEARAAILRASARSVPLDPSVDLDAMGADLDGFSAADCAALIRESALAAMRDSLEASTVTAANVAAARSRVRASLDPAQVAWLAAYAETHQP from the coding sequence GTGGCTGATGATCTCACGCTGACCGTGACGCTGCGGCCGGCCGCCCTGGACGCGCGCCGCGGCATCGTCCGGCTTCACCCGGAGGTGATGGCCGCGCTCGCGCTGCGGCCGGGCGATCCGGTCCGGCTGACCGGCGCCCGCACCACCGCGGGCCTGGTCGCCCGCGCCGAGGCCACGGCGAGCCGGGCGCTGCTCTACGCCGACGACCTGACCCTGGGCAACCTGGGCGTGCGCGACGGCGGCCAGGTCACCGTCACCCCGATCCCGGTCGTCGCGGCGCAGCGGGTCACGCTCACCGGGCCGGCCGAGATCGTCGCGGTGGTCTCCCCCGAGATGCTCCGGCTCGCCCTGCTCGGCAAGGTGGTGAGCAGCGGCGACGACGTGTCGCTGCTGCCGCAGGACGTGCTGCCCGGCGCCGCCGACCGGGGGATGGTGGAGGCGGCTCGGCGCAGCCTCGCCAACCGGGTGGGGTACGCGTGGACGAGCGCCCTGCTGACCGTCACGTCGCTGTCCGGGCCGGACGCCGCGCTCGTGACCATGGACACCGTGGTGGCCTGGCAGGACGGGCCGGTGACGTCCGGCTCGGCGCCCGTCGCCGAGTCCGCTTCGCCGGATGTCGTCAGCATCGACGACCTCCCCGGTCTCCGCCCGCAGGCCAAAGAGCTCGAAGAGCTGCTCGACCTCGGCTTCAACCACGGCGAGGTGCTGGCCCGGCTCGGCACGAAGGTGACGCTCGGCGTGCTGATCGCAGGGCCCGCCGGGTCCGGCAAGTCCGAGTTGGTCCAGGCCGTCGGCGGCGCGGTGGGGGCTTCGGTACGAGGGATCTGGGCGCCCGAACTGGCCGCCCTGACGAACAGCGCGGCCGCGGCCCGGCTTCGCGAGCTGGGCCAGGAGATCCGTGGCAAGGGACCGGCCGTGCTGCTGATCTCCGACGTCGAGGCGCTCGCGCCCCGCGAGGACCCCGGCCCGATCTCCACCGTCTTCCGGCAGGTGCTCGCCGAGACGGTCGCCGCGGGCGCCGCGGTGGTCTGCACGACCAGCAAGCCGGAATCCGTCGACCCGGCCCTGCGCGCTCCCGACCTGCTCGCCGTCCAGCTGACGGTGCCGCTGCCGGACGCCGCGATGCGCCGCGAGCAGCTCGACGCGCTCACCCGCGGGGTGCCGCTGGCCGAGGACGTGCGCCTGGACGACGTCGCCGGTCGTACGCCCGGGTTCGTCGCCGCCGACCTGCGTGCGCTCACCCGCGAGGCCGGTGTGCGCGCGGCGCTGCGGCACGTCGGCAACGGGACCCTGCCGGAGTCGCCCACTGTGACGATGGCCGACTTCGAGGCCGCGCTCGACGTGGTCCGGCCCACGTCGATGGCCGAATCCACGCTGGAGGTCGCCGAGGTGACCCTCGACGACGTCGGCGACATGGTCGAGGTGAAACAGGTGCTCACCGAGTCGGTGCTGTGGCCGCTCACCTACCCGGACACGTTCGCCCGGCTCGGCGTCTCCCCGCCGCGCGGCGTGCTGCTCTACGGTCCGCCCGGCTGCGGCAAGACCTACCTGGTCAAGGCGATCGCCGGGACCGGCAAGGCGAACGTCCTGTCGGTGAAGGGCGCCGAACTGCTCAGCAAGTGGGTCGGCGACAGCGAGCGGGCCGTCCGGGAGCTGTTCCGCCGCGCCCGTGAGGCCGCGCCCACCCTGGTCTTCCTGGACGAGGTGGACGCCCTCGCGCCGACCCGCGGGCAGGGCACCGACGGCGGCACCGCCGACCGGGTGGTGGCAGCGCTCCTCACCGAGCTCGACGGGGTGGAGGACCTGCGCAACGTCGTGGTCATCGGCGCCACCAACCGGCCCGACCTGATCGACCCGGCCCTGCTGCGGCCCGGCCGGCTGGAGCGTCTCGTCTACGTGCCGCCGCCGGACGGCGAGGCCCGGGCCGCGATCCTGCGGGCGTCGGCGCGGTCGGTGCCGCTCGACCCGTCGGTCGACCTGGACGCGATGGGCGCCGATCTGGACGGCTTCTCGGCGGCCGACTGCGCCGCCCTCATCCGGGAGTCGGCGCTGGCGGCGATGCGGGACTCATTGGAGGCGTCGACAGTCACCGCGGCGAACGTGGCCGCCGCCCGGTCCCGGGTCCGGGCCTCGCTCGATCCGGCTCAGGTGGCGTGGCTCGCGGCTTACGCGGAGACGCACCAGCCCTAG
- a CDS encoding DUF3263 domain-containing protein, whose product MIPADGSAMEEAKPALTEREQQIIAFESKWWKHAGAKEQAIRDTFDLSSTRYYQLLNGLLDNPAALEHDPVLIGRLRRLRSARARTRRR is encoded by the coding sequence GTGATCCCCGCCGATGGGAGTGCCATGGAAGAGGCGAAACCCGCCCTCACCGAGCGCGAGCAGCAGATCATCGCGTTCGAGTCGAAGTGGTGGAAGCACGCCGGCGCCAAGGAGCAGGCGATCCGGGACACCTTCGACCTCTCGTCGACACGGTACTACCAGCTGCTCAACGGCCTTCTCGACAATCCGGCCGCGCTGGAGCACGACCCCGTGCTGATCGGCCGCCTGAGGCGACTGCGGTCAGCACGGGCCCGCACCCGCCGACGCTAG
- a CDS encoding ABC transporter permease subunit — MSLARAESRRLIKRRFTKVLLVGVLLVLAAVAAGTYLSSQKVGPSQVAAAKAEADRYYQDALRQAAADKQTCLAAAGTPNASQWPANCDELYTPTLEDYDYTWYMPPTFNLREDFTDMISVFAVVLAAAAFLIGASFVGAEWNSGGMMNLLLWRPQRLRVLGTKLATFLTWLLGLSVLLGAVWAGLFRLIAETRGTTEKMTPGVWQSFGLTGLRGLGLIVAAGALGFALASLGRHTGMALGALVGIGALQIGVYVMAGLAGFKYPDVLFAPFWLIALLYKEWVATDYTSCDYSSTSGCEPDTFTMTWQAGSVGLAALTAVVVLISMWTMRRRDIT, encoded by the coding sequence GTGAGCCTGGCTCGTGCGGAATCCCGGCGCCTGATCAAGCGCCGCTTCACCAAGGTGCTCCTCGTCGGTGTGCTGCTGGTGCTGGCGGCGGTCGCTGCCGGCACCTATCTGAGCAGCCAGAAGGTGGGCCCGTCGCAGGTCGCGGCGGCGAAGGCCGAAGCGGACCGGTACTACCAGGACGCTCTGCGGCAGGCGGCCGCTGACAAGCAGACGTGTCTCGCCGCGGCCGGCACGCCGAACGCCTCGCAGTGGCCGGCGAACTGCGACGAGCTCTACACGCCGACGCTGGAGGACTACGACTACACCTGGTACATGCCGCCCACCTTCAACCTCCGCGAGGACTTCACCGACATGATCTCGGTGTTCGCGGTGGTGCTCGCGGCGGCGGCGTTCCTGATCGGAGCCTCGTTCGTGGGCGCCGAGTGGAACAGCGGCGGCATGATGAACCTGCTGCTCTGGCGACCGCAGCGGCTGCGCGTGCTGGGCACCAAGCTGGCCACCTTCCTGACCTGGCTGCTCGGCCTGTCGGTGCTGCTCGGCGCGGTGTGGGCGGGCCTGTTCCGGCTGATCGCGGAGACGCGCGGGACGACCGAGAAGATGACGCCGGGGGTGTGGCAGTCGTTCGGGCTGACCGGCCTGCGCGGTCTCGGCCTGATCGTGGCGGCGGGTGCGCTCGGGTTCGCACTGGCTTCGCTGGGCCGGCACACCGGCATGGCGCTCGGCGCTCTGGTCGGCATAGGCGCGCTGCAGATCGGTGTCTACGTGATGGCCGGGCTGGCCGGATTCAAGTATCCGGACGTGCTGTTCGCGCCGTTCTGGCTGATCGCGCTCCTCTACAAGGAGTGGGTCGCCACCGACTACACGTCCTGCGACTATTCGTCCACGTCCGGATGTGAGCCGGACACCTTCACGATGACCTGGCAGGCGGGAAGCGTCGGCTTGGCCGCGCTCACCGCCGTCGTGGTGCTGATTTCAATGTGGACGATGCGTAGGCGCGACATCACATGA